The DNA sequence atagcaaatgaatctcaaacacgcctaaagcgtggtaggcctttgggttccaaagataaaaatcctcgtgtgagaaaaagggaaaaaaggcaagatggcctaatcgagggggtaaaagtcccaaaagattcttttgacataatcaatgattcggttccagaagaacctcaggtacctgaaattgttgaaaatgatgagatctcaataaattatgtcatgaatcataaaatatggaatcgaaataaagtcaatattgacgaggtttttgcatataatgtagcaaaggatgtcataagtgacaatgatgatcaagaaccaatgacaattgaagattgtcggcaaagaaatgattggccaaaatggaaagatgcaatccaagcagaattagattcgcttgctaaacgaaaggtttttggacctgtagttcgcacacctgagggtgtaaaacctattgggtacagatgggtttttgtacaaaaacgaaatgagaatggtgaaattgttagatacaaagcacggttagttgctcaaggtttttcacaaagacctggtattgattttgaggagacatattctccagtattggatgcaacaacatttagatatttaattagccttgttgcacaagaaggtttgaatttgcacctcatggatgttgttacagcctatttgtatggctctttggaaaatgatatttatatgaaactccctgaaggatttaatgtgcccaacaaagcaaattctaaaaaggattattcaataaaattgaataagtccctttatggattgaaacaatcaggacgtatgtggtataaccgtctaagtgagtacttattaaaggaagggtataaaaatgaccctatttgtccttgtatttatatgaaaagatccgagaatgaatttgccataattgctgtttatgtagatgacataaacatagttggaactcctaatgagctcacaaaggcaattgattgtttaaagaaagaatttgagatgaaggatcttggaaggacaaagttttgtttgggattacaaattgagtatttaaacaaaggtgttcttgtacatcaagaagcttatataacgaaagtgcttaaaaagttctatatggacaaatcacattcactatgcactccaatggtggtgaggtcattagatgttgataaagacccttttagacctcaagaaaaagatgaagaactacttggtcctgaagtaccatatcttagtgctataggagcactaatgtatcttgctaattatactcgacccgatatagcatttgctgtaaatttgttagcaagatatagttcttcacctacaagaagacattggaatggagtaaaacaaatactccgttaccttaaaggcactatgaatatgggcttgttttacccaaatgattcaaaattagatctaatgggttatgcagatgcaggttatttatcagatcctcataatggtcgatcacaaacaggatatttgttcacatgtggtggcacagcgatttcatggcgatctgtgaaacaaacaataacagcaacatcgtcaaatcatgcagaaattttagcattacatgaggcaagtcgtgaatgtgtttggttaaggtctataattcaacatgtgcgacaaacttgtggtttatccttgggaaaaatgaaaccaacaacgatatatgaagacaatagtgcatgcattgctcaattgaaagaaggatatattaaaggagacagaacaaaacatattcttccaaaattctttttcactcataatcttcaaagaaatggtgatgtagagatccaaaagattcgctcatgtgaaaatctagcagatttatttacaaagtctttgccaaggagaacttttgagcaattggttcataggattggactccgccatcttaatgatgtaagtttacatgagggggagaaattagaagatgcaaagaacaatattatatagaatgatgtactctttttccttcactaggtttttatcccaaagggtttttcctagtaaggttttaacgaggcacattcttttatcaatggacacccaagggggagtgttatgaattaatggtcgtccattgatttatacaatcactcatatgattgataatcatattattcattactctttatgatgtaatattttgtatttactatttgattttatatcctttctgggttaccatattgtacctataaataggactcgtcctatcagtaatgagacacacataaaaacagaagttgctccctactctctcattctctattcttcctctcctttgtctctcttattacctttattttataacatttttccCTATATTTAAATTAAGCTTACTTTTAGTGTCTAATTTGTTGAAAGTCTctcatcaattataaataaggtcaatttacaatatatataaatgggtAAAAATCGTATAAGTCGGCTTGTATTGTTAAGTTAGGcttaaattcactttttaacATACTATCAGAGTCGTGGGTTAAAGTCTATCATAACAAAGTTTGTTCTTTTTTAGGTCTATTATTTCACCCGTCATCGATACACCTATTAATGTTTAGTTTTACACTCGATGTATTCCTTGtggattcaaggaaggtgtttctTCATTCAAGATTGTGAGactcaaaggaggtgttcatccTTATGGTGAATTTTAAGAGTAACCCATGAAGGAAGTGATAATATTAAAAGggtaagaaaaaaattttctCATCCAGGAGTATGAGATATTCTGGATATTACGAAGGAAAACAATATACGATGTGCAGAAAAGATTCACCCACATTGTCAATCATCTCTCTAGGTTATGtaaaaattttggattgatGAACTTAATATAAAAATCTTGAAATCCTTGAACATGTCTTAGCAACCAAACATCGGCGATCCTTCATTAGGACATAAGGGAGTCACGACTccccaatatttttttaatttattattactattattattattattattattattaaaattatatttatatattattgtattgttttattaaatttaggaaaatttcttacaactttatttatatatattattaatgtatatatctttgttgattaaaaaataaaataaaaatcaatttgattgatatcagttaataaaacaatattaggGTTCTATCTTTAGTGATAATAAAGTTAGTTCTCAATAAATCATCGAGAGAgcagagaataaaaaataagtaaagagaTAAATCGAAAATGAAAATTGGAGAACAAAGAATTGAAGAACGTATTATCAAAATGTCTCTCATGAATCAAGATTAGTAGTCTATTAGTattctattatgatttatgtatcttatatttattatgtttctaTTACGATGTTTCTTCCAACTTAGTATGAATCCTAATTTtagagatttttttataaaattgagatGAATACTAGTTATATTTTTATGCAAattaatataactttaaattataaaatttaaaaatttgtttaaaagagaaaaaatttaaaagcacATTGTTTATTCCCTGCGACATTCTAATAAATACATCGAACCAACTAATTCATAGTGTAACAAGATGAATTGTATTTTGTCTAACTCAAAAAAAGTGAACCAACCCTATTAGCTTGATTTGAAAGCTCCAAGTCTATAACCCTCTCCGACTCCTTTTTCTAACATGTTTGAATGGgtgttaacaaaatttatttcgacagatattgattttattcaaatttaattttcaaacgAAGTGATTTAAGATTGGATATATTTTACCTTGAAAACAAGTACGCTACgaaacttaatataaaattgtCAACTCAATACAAGTTATTTAGTGAAACTGAAAATTTGAggcaatataaattttatgagtcGTCAAAATGAATTTTCATCATATCCAGCATCAAGCTAAAACATTCTAATAAAACAAACTTGTTtgtttttaattcaaaacaaaGTAGGTTTACATCACACCAATTAAGATTACAAAATATGCGAacaatggttttttttttatacatattaaaatatattgagtTTGTTGGGGTGTTGAAGAGGGTAAAGTTGAAAGTGAGAAAAAGGATAAACAATGGAATGTGACAAATAGACCAGCAGAAgatataaataatgataataaaaggCAAGTTGGGCTAAGTGTGTTAGAGACACgaggaaattaaaataagtgATGGGTCCACGTGAAAATGACAAGTGTTCTAGGTACGTGCTCAGATTCATGCATGGtttcaacttcaaaaatatCTGGCCCATACCTGGAATCAAGTTTATATAATTCTCTGAAAGAGAAACCGATTGCAGATTCTGAACCCAATAAAACCTTCCCTCTTTTGCAAATGCACCTGCACCAACACTACAACTTCAACACTCTTAcgtttctttctctttttctttttcctccacTTTTCGCTCATTCATTTCGATAATCTCAAACCAAATATCCAACTCTGTTAGTTATTAAAGCCTGTCCCTCTCGGTGCGTGCCAAATGTTGACGCCACAACCTTCAGACACTTTCATGCCATTTTTTTATCACCCTACTTCTGCAAGACATTCATTATTGTGTTAACGTTATTTAATACCATTACGTTCTCATCATTGATAATAACGTTCCGTAGTAAAAGTAGTGGGTGCTTTAATTGCTCATTTAACAATTCAAACAGTTTTTTCAAGAGcttgataaaagaaatactatAAAAGAATGAATGGATATGTGGGAAGATGCAAGTACTCGATTTGAAACTACATACATGGCAATAACAACGTAAAGACATTGATTGAAAAGGAACTAATCTgtataccatttttttttcttatgaaaatCGTGTGTATAATAATAACATCTCTAAGCTGAAAATTGCTAGCACGAGGGAGAGCCAAGAGCCAAAGAGTGCTGTGTTTCTAATTCTACCAAGAATGTGccttaaaataacttaaatacttTATGCTTAAGTGTTACAACTTGCACCCTCCATTCTCACAGGACATTATTTCCCTGCATCAGGATTCTTCTGAGTTCACTAGCAATTCCTTGCAACAAAACTGGTTTGCGGATAACTCCATTAATACCAACTTGCATGCATCTGTCCCACAAATCTTCTTCTGCACTTGCAGTCAAGGCTACAATCATTGGCCGATTTCCACTTCTAAACTTCCGAATCCTCGTGGCAACTTCAAACCCATCTAAATCAGGCATGTGAAGATCTAAAAGAATGACTTGAATGGAAGATCCAGCAGGTCCAATGACAGTAAGGCATTCAAATCCTGAAGTAACAGGAGTTACAACACAACCTAGTTTCTGAAGCAATTTTTGGGTCACTGCTCTATTTACATCATCATTGTCCACTAAAAGAACTTGCAGACTTCTCAGCATTGAATTCGAATCGGAACGCTCTGAACCTTCTCCAGGCTCAGAGATGGCTATGGTAATGGATGGTCGTAATTGAAACCGCAGAAGAAGTGTCATACTTTGAGGATAACCATGAGCACAAGGTACTAACCATATGTTCCCCTGCATCAACTGAAATTAACATCATAGAAAGAAATTTAGTACTAAATCAACGCAACAAAAAGAATCACAGAATACAATATAATTCAAATCCCAAAAAAAGTACCAAAACTACACTCTAAttcatataatgaattttaactGATAATACAGTTGAACATTTGTCTATGCAATAGATAATAACATCAACATGCATTACCTCCAATCTCCCATTGCTTTACCTAAAACATTTCAagcaagagagaaaacaaacaacgaaaatttcaaacaaaataaccAAATTCAGTTTTTATGTTGTAAACAACCATCCTCCTGGTGAATTTATCTTCTAAAGGctcacaaaaggaaaaattagatttggataCTGAAGAACTGTATAAAATGGATTCTCACCAACACCTGAAAAATACTACTTACATAGCATACTATCATTGTAAATCAGTGTCTTAATCCATTTACTATGGCCATGCATTCATAGGCTTTATGAAACTCACCTGCACTACCCTCTTGCAAATATTGAAGCTCAATCTGCCGCCAACCCTATCACTGTTATATTTCCTACCCCCAAGTCCTGACGAACTCCCCACCTCAGAATCACTACTGTTGATCCCTATCTcaaatctaatatttacatCACCACTAGAAGAGCTTGGTCTCCAGGTTGTCCACCCTTTGTCACTTCTTCCCTGACTTCCAGTTTCTGCAAAAACCCGAAATACTAGGATCCCTCCCCCGTGGTTGTGTTGTAGTAGATTCCCAACCATATGTAGAATCACCTGAAAAACCCTCCTCTCATCACCCATAACATTGTCAGGCAGAGACTTCTCAACCTCCACCATAAAACCAAAGCCCCCATAAACACACATGCATTTTGAAAGGCAAGCTGCTTCCTTCAGCATGGAATGTAACCCAAAAGACCTTATCTCCAAAGGAAATCTTCCATCATCCTTGGTCGAGTTGTCCATGGCATCGTTTATCAAGTTTGATAGCACATTGCTGGTCCTAAGCATTGCATCCACGATAAGTTTCTGTTCATACTTTAAATTATCATCTTGTATCATTGAAAGCAATCCCAAAATTGAGTGCATTGGCCTCCTCATTCCATCACTCATGACTTTCTGAAATGCATTTCTTGCCTGGCTTGCCATCAGAGCATTCCTTTTTGCCTGTTGCAAAGCTCGATTTTGCTCCTCCAACTTCTCTCTCATAAGTTGGGACTCTTCAAGAATTGCAGCATGAGATAGGGCCACGGCAACCTGATCAGCAACCACCTTAATTATCTCCAGCTCCTGATTGCTCCAAGATCTAGGCTCTCCAGTGGGAAGAATTAAGACCAATATTGCATAACAAGTCTGTCTTAGTTCGGGTGTACCTCCTTTGAAATTACAAACACGTAGCATAGGCATTCGGATTGCTGCAACTGGCCCTGCCTCTCCAGAAGCTCCACTACTTCCAACAGCAAGTGCTGAGTCGGGGCTAAGTATATTCACCCGATCGCTTCCCTTAATTCTCACAACATCTGGATCATTAATGGGTATAGACAGATTAAAATTCCTTCCATTTAATTCATGAGTAAGGTTCATCTCAGTTTTATCAACATTAGGCATCCACACAGCACAATTTTGCAAGCTCAGTGTTTTAGACAGCTCCACCAAAGTGGTATACAGAATAGTGTGTCTGTCCAGTGACTTGCGTATCTCCTGAGTGAGCATTCTTACATGCACTGCAGCCTCCCTTTGCCTCATAATATTATCAACCTCACGTCCAAGATCCCATGTCTTCTTCTTCAGCATGAACTCTCTGACCTTCACCTTGAGAAGCAAAGGAATCAGAGTAATGAGGGTTATGGCGGTGGCACATGAAACCAATGCAGTGAGAATTTTAGAGACAGTTAGTGCCACCATAAGTTGGAAAGTGTGAGGACCATAGGTCCACCCATTGAGCAAATGTGTCAACCCACATAGTACAATGAAGGCAATGAACTGAATCAGGACCCATTTGAATGGGACGTTTGAGCAACTGATAAAATAAAGCAGCTCAATGGGGATGGAGAAGTAGGCCACAGCAATCAAGAAATCACCAACTCTCTGACACTCCAGAATGCTTTCAATAGTCCACAAGCTGGCCTCGTCATCGCAGTTACATCTAGGAAATCCATTATCATTTGCAGATACGCATATGAGGACAGAGGTAATCAACAACCCAGATGCCACTGCTTTTAACATTGATCCAATATGTTGCTGCTTCCTCAATCCATCAAAGGATATAATTTAATGGGCCATAGCACTCCCCAGTGACCAACCAACCTCCTCCCTTTCAATTGTATTGCCCTATCAACAGGTACACAAATTGAAATCTCAGTAAGATCCAAAACAAGGAAAAGGAAATACACGAGATCCAAAtcagtgaaaaattaaaaaatacaaacaaatctTTAACTCTTTTCCCAAATTAAACGATCTAAAACATTTCACTCTCATAATTTCAGTTTCCACCTTCTTTCATGCCCCTATTAATGGAGTGGTATGAATCAGTGAATAATACAGTGCCAACAGGTGAAGAGGACATTTCCATCAACCCAAACGAAGAAAACCCCATGCAAAATAGaaggataaaaaaaaggaataaaagaatCAGGAAAACCAAGCTATGCTATAAACCTGGGGGAGGCAAAgccaaaataaatattattaaaaaacaaagtcCAACAGGTTTAATACTCCTTCAACCCCCTCCCAACccacaaaaaaaagaaataagaaaaaagacaGCAAAAACCCAGTAATGTAGTCCAAAAGAAAAGGCAACAGTACCTGAGGAATTACAGCCCCTTAATGCAATCAGATATCACTCCTCCATCAGATCTTAACCTTACCCTGGAAAGACCAAAACCGTGTTAAAGATACCTCTCTCACTAACAACACATTAACCAAATCTCCTGTAGCTCGTTGAGCATCAAATCAAAAGGCTCCAGCGGCAAAGTCCATTACTTTATACACGTttaatcaacaacaacaacatcaacaacaagtGCACCCACCTCCACCATTGGGAAGACCAAAGAAAGAAACCCACTTGAAGGAGCCACCAAATCCCaacatatcaattaaaaaaagggCATCTTCACTGTGGCCCAAGGAGGCGCTGTAGCAGGAAACCGGGTTGCGGAAAACCACTCCTCAAGAGCAGTGCCGGTAGAAAAACGAAAACAACAGAGAGGAAAACGCCACAGGCGAACCCAggtgaagaagagaaagaaaaaaaaaacaccaagtGTTGCGGTTGTATGCAGGGAATCTTATTAACCTTTTGAGCAATACCCTTTGTGTATTTGGCAATGCCAAACCACAAACCATGTAGAGAGAGAAAGCGCCGTTGTTTCGTGGGAGAGGAGAAAGAGGTGAGTTGGATGGGATTTAGAAGAGGAGAG is a window from the Vigna unguiculata cultivar IT97K-499-35 chromosome 7, ASM411807v1, whole genome shotgun sequence genome containing:
- the LOC114189903 gene encoding ethylene receptor 2-like codes for the protein MLKAVASGLLITSVLICVSANDNGFPRCNCDDEASLWTIESILECQRVGDFLIAVAYFSIPIELLYFISCSNVPFKWVLIQFIAFIVLCGLTHLLNGWTYGPHTFQLMVALTVSKILTALVSCATAITLITLIPLLLKVKVREFMLKKKTWDLGREVDNIMRQREAAVHVRMLTQEIRKSLDRHTILYTTLVELSKTLSLQNCAVWMPNVDKTEMNLTHELNGRNFNLSIPINDPDVVRIKGSDRVNILSPDSALAVGSSGASGEAGPVAAIRMPMLRVCNFKGGTPELRQTCYAILVLILPTGEPRSWSNQELEIIKVVADQVAVALSHAAILEESQLMREKLEEQNRALQQAKRNALMASQARNAFQKVMSDGMRRPMHSILGLLSMIQDDNLKYEQKLIVDAMLRTSNVLSNLINDAMDNSTKDDGRFPLEIRSFGLHSMLKEAACLSKCMCVYGGFGFMVEVEKSLPDNVMGDERRVFQVILHMVGNLLQHNHGGGILVFRVFAETGSQGRSDKGWTTWRPSSSSGDVNIRFEIGINSSDSEVGSSSGLGGRKYNSDRVGGRLSFNICKRVVQLMQGNIWLVPCAHGYPQSMTLLLRFQLRPSITIAISEPGEGSERSDSNSMLRSLQVLLVDNDDVNRAVTQKLLQKLGCVVTPVTSGFECLTVIGPAGSSIQVILLDLHMPDLDGFEVATRIRKFRSGNRPMIVALTASAEEDLWDRCMQVGINGVIRKPVLLQGIASELRRILMQGNNVL